The segment GCGCCTACATTCACCAAGTCTGTCTTCAGGAACCCAGCTGCCTCTCCCTgtgctgtccaggaactcaggtcctcattcaGGTTGATGAACTCATAGCCGTAGTAGGTGAGCCGGTAGAGACCGCCGAGGAAGCTCCCATCATTATCCACATTGCAGCCAAACACTTCCTGCAGGGTGTGAtattctgccccacccccattaaGTCTCTGGTCACTGTGAGGCTTCTCTTCCATCCCGGGATTTGTCCCCAACTAAACCCCTAACCAGATCACAGTCTGTGGTTCTCTCAGGTCAAGGTCTCCAGGGGTCCCTTTGACTATGGCTGAATCTATGATTTGGGGACCTAGAGTGGAGCTTATTGGGCCAAACCAGGGGGACATTGAGGGCTTATGACCTCAGCCCTGAGATGACTTACCCTCATTGCTCTGTTCATTGTAGATCATCATGTACCTAAGAAGTCTTTCGTTTGTCAGTGACAAGCGCAGGACTTGTGCTGTCTCCTTCTCCCAATATTCAGGTGGCTCCTGCTCCATCCATGCAGCCCGAGGTTGCATCCTTGCAGTCGGTTCTTTGCTGTCAAATCCCTGATACTGTATGGAGTCTACATAGCCGACCTGGATGATCCGGGGCTCCAACGTGCCATGCTTCAAAATCACAGTATTGAAAGTCTGCAGCCAGTGTGAGCCTGTGGGTGGGGCACATTGAGACCCTGCCTCTTCAGCTTAGACCCAGAGCAGGTTGGTAGGGAGCAGAGCggggtggtggtgtgtgtctgtggaccTGAGATGCAGGAGAGGGTCAGGGTGATCCAGCTCGGGGATCAGGGAGGGTCTGGTTATGCAAGGGAGAAAGTGCAGAGATGAGGATTTCAAGTGCTGTGTTCTGCTCCCCCAAAGTCCAGTTCCCTCCATGCCCGGCACCCACCTGCACAATACTGGGTCAGGTCCAAGGCcaccaagaggaggaggaagttgcAGGGTCCAGGGTTCATCTTTCAAGATGAGTGGAGTCTCAATGGGGACTGGTATCTCTTTATAACCCTGATGTGGCAGATGCCGATTGGCTTCTCTTAGATTTCCCAAGGGTAGTGACATAGACCTGATGGAGTGGGACTTCAAGAGATTAATTCCTGGTGGTCAGTGATTTCTAGAGTCCTGCTTCCCCATCTTGCACCCACTTCTGCAATCTGGTATTCTGGCATCTGTGTCTAAGCACAAGTCTATCTTTCTGGTTCGGGTCACAACATCCTTGAGTCCTTGACTAGAGGCCAGTAAGTCAGCAGTTGTCAAATGTTTCAATGTCAGAATCTCAATACATGCTTAGACTTTGTTTACCCTTCTGTGGTGACTGTGCATGTGTGGATTATAGCAATCCATGTCTATCATGATAGGAACCGGAGGTTTTGAGAGTTTTGATTCAATGTATATATTGATAACTAATTGCATGTAAGGTgaatgagaagagaaagaacaattttcCGAAACGAAATGATGCTGCCAGAAGAACTTTTtggatatttaatatttttttggaGTCCTTATTTTCAGCTTCCCCACTGTAGATCATAGGATTTTGTATCTTccttctagaattttttttaatatttgaaacagAGAAAAATGCAGTTTCACAGATATATTTTAGGAGAAACAATCTTAAGATTccgttttatttgtatgtattttggtGAGTCTCTTTGTGTGTGCAAAGAACTCATAGGTTCCAGAAGAGGTAGTCAGaaaccctggatctggagttaaggAACATGTGACCTTCCAGACTCAAGTGCTGGGAAATcagctctggtcctctgcaagagcagcaagggcctttcatgttagttttcttttgaaacagcaTCTCAGTATGCAGCCTGGCTGGTCTGGGAAgtggctatgtagaccaggctggcctagcacTCAGAAATCTATGCTACTGGCTCCAAAATGCTCGGAATAAAAGGACTTTGCCAACCAAGTGGGTAATTGTTAATTTTTCACATTGATAAGTCACTAAATGGGCACAGGTGGTACTTCCTTAAGGTTGTTCACGCTGAGGACAGCAAACATCATTGAATCCTTTATTATTGGCTGCATTCACATCCACAGGAGAATCTTGCACACTGAATGGATGCCAAGTTAATGAATGTTACTTTGAAGTAGGACATTCTTTGACAAagtcctttcagtaaaattttCAAAACCTCAGTCatcggccgggcgtggtggcgcacgcctttaatcccaccacttgggaggcagaggcaggcggatttctgaattcgaggccagcctggtctacaaagtgagttccaggacagccagagctatacagagaaaccctgtctcgaaaaaccaaaaacaaccaaaaaccaaaaaccaaaaccaaaaaaaaaaaaaaccaaccaaccaaacaaaaaaacaaaaccccccaacaacaacaaaaaacaaaccaccctTAAGTTGTCAGTGAAGAAGTCACAAGTCAAGTGTCCAAAATCACTGATGTTATTTTGGGAGCTTAGATATTATCTTTGTTGTAGTCAACTAGGTAAGGGATCAGTTGCTGATGAatggaatttttttgtttgtttttatgctgtGGGAGGAACAATACATTTCTAATCATATTGCCAAGGAGTTCAGGCTGGGCAGGAAGAAGAGCTCCACCAGCCCCGTGTGGCTGCAGATGCAGGTTCCACACTTTGGAGAAATAGTTGTTCCTTAGGCAGGTCCTTTATTCAGCTATCTGGAATGAGACCCACTACCTATAAATGAGGGATGTCTAGACTGGCTGCTGTACAGTTCTGTGCAGTTTACAAGCACCTCTATTAATGTCACTTGTAAGCACCTCTGTCCATGCCACTTCCAGTGATGTGACTCTGAGTTCAGTCCTGGCTGGTCACAATTCAGTCCTGGTTGGAGGATCTGGGCTCAGGGCTGGAAATGCTGCTCTGAGATGTCAGCTTCCAGTATTCTGCAGCCTATGATTTGCCTGGAGGGGAGGATTTCCTTTTGGGAGTCTTGGAACAAGCTTGAGCGATTCCCTAGTGatcacctgttttgttttctgatctcTTATTAATGGCCTTCCCACTGCTGCTGGCATATGTGACTCAGTGCATTATCCAAAGCAGtgcttctcacccttcctaatgctggaacactttaatacagttccttgtgggaagccgcaaaagccattacaagatggcgctggtttctTTATGCCGACGCCCATGaatttgggtaaacaaccaatgtgcgcatgtgcataagagttttttacTGAGTCACTGCTTGGCCtgatgcatattaatgaggtactggtagcataatcaatcaggtatggacacgtcactcctaggcctatataagcagcgccatttctgggcttggggtctttcgcctatgtagtccatgctctcccaataaacgtgttgcagaaggatcctgttgtggcgtctcacttgctggcaagtcgggcatcccacagttcctcacgttgtggtgaccccaaccatcaAATTGccttttttgctacttcataactgtcatttgtaTTTTAATCTCAATGTAAGAATTTTTGGATACACAGGTTTGCCAATGAGGTAGCAACGCACATGTTTAGAACCACTGATTTAAAGTGCTATGGTTAGGTCATTGTTGAGAACTACGTCATAATTAAGTGTGTAAGTCTATGGAATCCTTATTTCTCTGATTCTGTTAAATTGACCTGGATTTCATGAACATGAGACTATTACAGTGactctttatagcaataaaaaTCCTAAGACAGTGTAAAATACTATTTAATACTAAAAATATTCTCTAATAGAATTCTTCTAATGTAgaaggcaatggtggtgcatgcctgtaacacTTGtcattgggaagcagaggagtTCAAACCTTCCTGAACTAGAGGggattcatttcttttcttttttttttttctcttggtttttcgagacagggtttctctgtgtagccctggctgtcctggaactcactttgtagaccaggctggcctctaactcagagatccgcctgcctctgcctcccaagtggtgggattaaaggcgtgcgccaccacacccagcaggatTCATTTCTTAAAGAGCAAAAGCATTGACAAAAATTCACATAGCAATTAAATACTTCCTGTCTACAAATCTCATCTGAAACATTACTGCAATTTTTTCCCCCACACACATAAGTGGACACAGTTCAGATTGTCTCCGGAGAGCTAGGTGTCAAGGCACACCCAAGCaaacccagcatttggaaggttcaggcaggaggatcaggagttcaagaccatgaTGGAGGGGAAGACACAGTCTCTTTCTGATGGAGTCTCCAGAGAATGAACTGGGGAAAGTTAGTCAACAGCTGTCAGAGGAGGCGAGCAATGACAGGAAATCTCTAGcttatttacaaagaaatacaggaaataatACAGAGCAGACCAGGGAAGAGTCCTGTCCTGTACTTAAGTCTAACCCTCATGGTAGGATCCTGCAGATGAACTTGGTGGGTAGGCAGCAGTCACAGACCTCCATTTTTCTCCCCTGTTCTGAGAACAGGAGAGTGGCACCTCCCTTCTCTGCAGCACTGAGTACACGTCTAACACTCTGTAGAAACATTAAACAAAACCGGATAGGGCTGGGACACTCGGGTATAACACATGGAAACATCTGCCAGGAGTAAGTGAGGGTGGCTTGGATAAAAACTATCAGAAGCAGTGTGTGATGGCAAGAATCATGTACCTTATTAGCAAAGTAGAAAAGGAAACATTAGAAAGCAGAAGGGAAAAGTCCAGAATTCATAAAGGGGGTACTGTGGGCCTAGCGAGCACCCACACCGAATAGAAGTGATCAGAGCTATGGTAAAGACAGAaggatccttaaaaaaaaaatccattgtgcTCCCAGTAACAGATATTTTAATTctagagagagggagcaagataGACAAGAATGTTACAAGCAGACATAGCAGGAGAGATAGTGGAAAACACTCTCCACTCAGTTCTCAACCagagcagttttgtttttttttgttttttgtttttcaaagaccTCTACTGAGCTGGTGGTTTGTTAGCCCCAGCCCCTCCAGTAACCACTCTCTCAGGACAGTCAGAGCATTGGAATATATGCTGACACCTGGCCAGATGGAAAACACAGGAAGGAAGAGGCTTTAAATCAGTGCAGATTTCAGTGTGGTAGAATACTTGTCAGACCCAGAGTCTGCACAGACCATTGACACGGGTTCCATCCAGTTTAAGTGTGTGCTCACAAGATGACAGGAAGATCCTTATAGAGGTCCAGTCATGTTTCAAAATGAGACTGTAGAAGACATGTCCAGAGTGTCAGCAGCATATGAGAACTGACTCATGGGGGGTGCCTAGTGGTGGAACCTCTACCTTCTGTGGTGTCAAACTGTGAAGGATTGCCCAGGGGCACAGTATACTCCCAAAGGCATCAAGGCTGCAAGCAGCAAGCAGGTGAGACTTCATTTTGTCTTTATATCCTACAGGACTGCCTGTCGCCCCAGCTCATCTAACCCTCCTCAATTTATGATACATTTGGTTCGACAAGGCTGCTGTCTTGTCACAGCAGGCAATGCATTCAGCCCAGGGTAAGCCAGTTATACAAGGACATCACACTTCATTTTTTTGTACCAGGTTTTACTCATGTTTCGTACATGAATCAACCACCTACCATGGTAAGAGATATCAAAACACTAGACAAATGCATATCTTCAGTAAGGAAGTGTGACTTTGTAGTTCAGTGAAAAGAAAAGTTTAGTCAGTGATGGAGATTTCTAAGCCAGCCTCTgctaagagagggagagatgacaGGGAAGCAGACACATGTCAGTGTAGGGAGGGCTCAGTGCTGTGGGCTGTCCTGGAGACATTCCCTCCAGCATGTCCCAGAGCCTCCTCTGTATCTGGAACACAGCAACAAGCCTCTGGCAAAAAAGATTTAATCTAGGCAACAGCTGTCTTCACACCCATTGTGTTCTGCAGGGAGGGAGCAACTGAGGTACAGGAAGTCTTTCTCATTCTGTATGACCATTGCTTTCCATTTCACGCCCTGCCATGCAACAGCTACAGAGCTGGGAAGCTACCCCATGCCACAGATGCAAACTGTGGCACCAAGATAAGATCACCCTAATAGAAGATGCTCCTGTGAACACAGTTGTGGGAAAAGGATGCTGCAACTACATAGGACCCAAGAAATGGGTAAGGGTAAAAAGCCTGGGTCCTTAATCTCTGAGATATTAAATGGTGGCAATAATGTGGGTgcttgaaaaatttaaaaggttcCCAGGTACAGGAAGGTACAGAATTTTGGCTGCATATTTGTGCCTTGAGGATCTTTGGAAGGTCAATGTGGTGTCACAGAGGGacacaggataaattttgagtGGAGTTCATAAGAGATCTGTCAGTAGTGCATTATCTTTTTCACTTCTTGCCATTGTACACTTGGCATTCTATGAACATGGCCACTGACAAAGAAGCCAACTCCATCCTAAAGTTCTTGATCCTCTTAGGATCTGTTTGGTCTCTGATAACCAGAAAGCTGCACATTAGTGCAATTGGACTCAGCACACCAGTCAAAAACCGTGATGTGACTAGACAATGAAACCATAGATCAGCAACAGAGATGGATATGTCAGGGAGATAGGTaggcctttgttttcttttccttccttgattCTGTCAACCAGATCAGCATCTGGGCTAGGACTCAGATGGATGTTGTCAGCAGGACAGGTATGGTGATCAGGGTAAACAACTTGTCCCAAGACACTGCTCCTAGGATATATGGGACTAGAACTGAATCTGTGGTCAGGAAGCCAGGCTATGGAGGTTTGTCCCCAATAATTAATCTTTTCATGACCCCTCAGGTCTCAGTATCTCCCACTGTGTACTGTAAGAGAAGCCAATCAGCCTCTTCCAGAAGCTCAGAAATGTATTGTGAATGGAAATCATTCTGGACTAAACCTGTACCATCATTTAGGCGGAAGACTCTGTTACCTGAAGTCCTCCTCTTGCTGCTGGCAGCTATGCTGGCCTGAACTCTGAGATATTAAATGGTGGCATCTGAGTATTGGAACTGAGAGAAAGAATCTCATTCTGAAGCCACAAGGATGCTGTGCATCACTGCAGACATGGGAAGCCTAGCTTTGGCCCTGCTTGTCCCAGCAACTCCAGGCTTCCCCTTTAGGCTCCCCTTGCCTGGCTTCCTATATCATCCAGGTCCAGAGCTGGGCTCCCTGTTCACCCCCCAGCCTAGTGAACTTTCTCAGGTGCCAGGAGGAGGGCAGGGTCCCATTGCATGTTGGTTTTAGGCTCCTATGAGCTGTGTTATTTCTATGCCCTTTCTCCTGAGGCTGCCCTCCTGGAGCCCTGGGTCTCATTCATTCTTGAGTTGTGTTTCAGGCATGCAGATTGTGGGAAGCAATAGAGATCTTGGACTTGCTCTTCTACTACAGGCTGAGCAGAGATGGTGAGTGTCATCAGCTGGATTACGATAGACCAGCTAAACAGGAGTATCTGAAAAATGGCTTTGGCCCTTGATCTGGCTGAGTCCTTAAGGGAGAATATTTTCCATAATCTCTCCTGTTGTGGTTATTTTCAATGTTTCtacctttttttcccttcccttctccattaattaataaatattattcatttttattatgtgtgtgactTTTTCCTCCTGTATATATGTCTAAGCACCATGATGGTATCTGATGGTTGTGGAGATCAGAAAACGGCTTCACATTCCCTGTGTTTTGAATTAGATGGTTGTAGGTTGATGtgcaggtgctaggaattgaatgcgagtctcctggaagagcagtcagtgctctttattACTGGGACATCTGTCCAGCccctaattattattatttattattattatctaattATTTAGATCCCCAAATAATTCTTCCTGAAAACCTATAGCAGTATTCTGGAATTCTTTGTCTTAAACAGGCTTCTGACCATTACTTCTCACAGGATGGATATTTTATAGACGCACTGATCTCCATTCATGAAATGAacacttccttttgttctggttCATGCACTTTCCTTCTTAACTTTACTAATATATTTAGAGATGTCTGTAGATCATTTCTAATTCACACAGCTATTACTGAAGTTGCAGAGACTTTTCTATTGCACATTTTACTGGACTATCCTTGAGTGTTATGTTGTCCTCCATCCTTAGGAAGTGGGTATCCCTGcctcctctttttttgttttctgtatctaCATGCTATGAGACCCAGCATCAGTACTGAATATGATTCTGTGGTCTTTATTCTCAGGATGTCTCTAGTTCCTGACAGCAACAGGAGTGTGTCTTTGATGGACCTCAAAGCCCTGGACACTTGAGCACATACAACTTAAGGGTGATACTATCATCAGAAGGTTTAGTGTCAGAGCTTGGTTTCTGACAACAGTAATGAGAAAAGatctgacaaaacaaacaaacaaaaaacaatgaaagagATAGATGTGGTAATATTTAGGAAAAGGAATTTATGAGATGTGGTCATAGTTGAAAGAGAAGTGAGCCAGTACTGAGACTCCCTCAGGTCCTCCAGGTTCATCTTTAGGATTTTGACATGAGTTtcaagattattatttttttttccattttttattaggtatttcgctcatttacatttgcaatgctataccaaaagtcccccatagccacccaccccctctcccctacccacccactccccttttatggccctggcgttcccctgtactggggcatataaagtttgcctgtccaatgggcctctctttcgagtgatggccgactaggccatcttttgatgcatatgcagctagagtcaagagctccggggtactggttagttcataatgttgttccacctatagggttgcagatccctttagcttctttggtactttctctagctccttcattgggggccatgtgatccatccaatagccgactgtgagcatccacttctatgtttgctaggcccaggcatactctgacaagagacagctatatcagggtcctttcagcataatcttgctagtgtatgcaatggtgtcagcatttggaagctgattatgggatggatccccggatatgctagtgtctacatggtccatccttttatctcagctccaaactttgtctctgtaactccttccaagggtgttttgttcccacttctaaggaggggcatagtgttcacacttcagtcttcatttttcttgagtttcatgtgtttaggaaattgtatcttatatcttgggtatcttaggttttgggctaatatccacttatcagtgagtacatattgtgtgagttcctttgtgaatgtgttacctcactcaggatgatgccctccaggtccatccatttggctaggaatttcataaattcattctttttaatagctgagtagtactccattgtgtagatgtaccacattttctgtatccattcctctgttgaggggcatctgggttccttccagcttctggctattataaataaggctgctatgaacatagtggagcatgtgtccttcttaccagttggggcatcttctggatatatgcccaggagaggtattgctggatcctccggtagtactatatccagttttctgaggaaccgccagactgatttccatagtggttgtacaagcctgcaatcccaccaacaatggaggagtgttcctctttctccacatccacgccagcatctgctgtcacctgaatttttgatcttagccattctgactggtgtgaggtggaatctcagggttgttttgatttgcatttccctgatgattaaggatgttgagcattttttcaggtgcttctctgccattcggtattcctcaggtgagaattctttgttcagttctgagccccattttttaatggggttatttgactttctgaagtccaccttcttgagttctttatatatgttggatattagtcccctatctgatttaggataggtaaagatcctttcccaatctgttggtggtctttttgtcttattgacggtgtcttttgccttgcagaaactttggagtttcattaggtcccatttgtcaattctcgatcttacagagcaagccattgctgttctgttcaggaatttttcccctgtgcccatatcttcaaggcttttccccactttctcctctataagtttcagtgtctctggttttatgtgaagttccttgatccacttagatttgaccttagtacaaggagataagtatggatcgattcgcattcttctacatgataacaaccagttgtgccagcaccaattgttgaaaatgctgtctttcttccactggatggttttagctcccttgtcgaagatcaagtgaccataggtgtgtgggttcatttctgggtcttcaattctattccattggtctacttgtctgtctctataccagtaccatgcagtttttatcacaattgctctgtagtaaagctttaggtcaggcatggtgattccaccagaggttcttttatccttgagaagagtttttgctatcctaggttttttgttattccagatgaatttgcaaattgctccttctaattcgttgaagaattgagttggaattttgatggggattgcattgaatctgtagattgcttttggcaagatagccatttttacaatgttgatcctgccaatccatgagcatgggagatctttccatcttctgagatcttctttaatttctttcttcagagacttgaagtttttatcatacagatcttttacttccttagttagagtcacgccgagatattttatattatttgtgactattgagaagggtgttgtttccctaatt is part of the Mus musculus strain C57BL/6J chromosome 17, GRCm38.p6 C57BL/6J genome and harbors:
- the H2-M10.2 gene encoding histocompatibility 2, M region locus 10.2 precursor; amino-acid sequence: MNPGPCNFLLLLVALDLTQYCAGSHWLQTFNTVILKHGTLEPRIIQVGYVDSIQYQGFDSKEPTARMQPRAAWMEQEPPEYWEKETAQVLRLSLTNERLLRYMMIYNEQSNEEYHTLQEVFGCNVDNDGSFLGGLYRLTYYGYEFINLNEDLSSWTAQGEAAGFLKTDLVNVGAAEGWRTYLLGECTERLLRCLDLGKETLLRSDAPRTHVTHHVRPEGNVTLRCWALGFYPADITLTWKRDGKNYTQDMELPDTRPAGDGTFQKWAAVVVPSGEELRYTCHVHHEGLPEPLTLKWEPPQTIPIIAILIGLVLGTFLVGTVVVFLVWKK